The proteins below are encoded in one region of Chrysemys picta bellii isolate R12L10 chromosome 4, ASM1138683v2, whole genome shotgun sequence:
- the LOC135982770 gene encoding myb/SANT-like DNA-binding domain-containing protein 2 produces the protein MESQDRKRAPAWTEREVRDLLAIWGDEAVIAELRSSKRNGKVLEKISKAMKDRGHNRDTQQCRVKIKELRQAYHKAREANGRSGAEPQTCRYYAELHAILGGAATTTPTVCYDSLTGETHREDGSGNEEDEDGGTVGSSQQQGSGETGFPNSQDMFVTLDLEPVTPELTQDPQGTQETSAANVSPSQRLVNIRKRKRRMRDDMFTELQMSSHADRAQQSAWRQSMSQMRKSQYEREERHGNAATL, from the exons atggagtcccaggatcgcaaaagagctccagcatggacagaacgggaggtacgagatctgctcgccatatggggagatgaagcagtgatagctgaactccgtagcagtaaaagaaatggaaaagtattagaaaagatctccaaggccatgaaggacagaggccataacagggacacacagcagtgccgcgtgaaaattaaggagctacggcaagcttaccacaaagccagagaagcaaacggaaggtccggggcagagccgcaaacttgccgctactacgcggagctgcatgcgatcctagggggtgcagccaccactaccccaaccgtgtgctatgactctctcactggagaaacacacagggaagacggttcggggaacgaggaagatgaggatggaggtactgtaggtagctcacagcagcaaggaagcggagaaaccggtttccccaacagccaggatatgtttgtgaccctggacctggaaccagtaacccccgaactcacccaagaccctcagggcacacaggagacctctg ctgcaaatgtttctccttcgcagaggctcgtgaacattagaaagagaaaacgtaggatgagggacgatatgttcacggagctgcagatgtcctcccacgctgatagagcacagcagagtgcgtggaggcagtcaatgtcgcaGATGAGAAAatcccaatatgaacgagaggagag GCATGGTAATGCTGCTACATTATGA